From Actinosynnema mirum DSM 43827, a single genomic window includes:
- a CDS encoding class I SAM-dependent methyltransferase, which yields MTALSRVSGQAPDRVVETYAEGKPYDLFFLDVAGVRLVGRKTEAAYPGPDRDGLPAERLKCALVEARMLLGVVERDQVAEDHVAVFHRPLGEAEKAELFAAAVADPTTDLYYPYAQLGDRVRETEEGGWEVTDESARELDHAEEVLRDHVPDRLAELGFRGGVAYDAACSTGAFLQAVGRRFPGTRTIGQDLSPAMVARARTRLDEAHCGDGIRPAIPEASADLVVCRHLNAFVVGTGQAHDLLAAAASRCREGGLVVLLGHTPVLVSSQWCEMSGLTPLQRSGATPSGHALFQCYVLRKG from the coding sequence GTGACCGCGCTGTCACGCGTGTCCGGGCAGGCCCCGGACCGGGTCGTGGAGACCTACGCCGAGGGCAAGCCGTACGACCTGTTCTTCCTGGACGTGGCGGGCGTGCGCCTGGTCGGTCGCAAGACCGAGGCCGCCTACCCCGGCCCCGACCGGGACGGCCTGCCCGCCGAGCGGCTCAAGTGCGCGCTCGTCGAGGCGCGGATGCTGCTGGGGGTGGTGGAGCGCGACCAGGTGGCCGAGGACCACGTGGCCGTGTTCCACCGCCCGCTGGGCGAGGCGGAGAAGGCCGAGCTGTTCGCCGCGGCCGTCGCCGACCCCACGACGGACCTGTACTACCCGTACGCCCAGCTCGGCGACCGCGTCCGCGAGACCGAGGAGGGCGGCTGGGAGGTGACCGACGAGTCGGCCCGCGAGCTGGACCACGCCGAGGAGGTCCTGCGCGACCACGTGCCGGACCGGCTCGCGGAGCTGGGGTTCCGGGGCGGGGTCGCCTACGACGCCGCCTGCTCGACCGGCGCGTTCCTCCAGGCCGTCGGCCGCCGGTTCCCCGGCACCCGCACCATCGGGCAGGACCTCAGCCCCGCCATGGTGGCCCGCGCGCGGACCAGGCTCGACGAGGCGCACTGCGGCGACGGCATCCGGCCCGCGATCCCGGAGGCCAGCGCCGACCTGGTGGTGTGCAGGCACCTCAACGCGTTCGTGGTCGGCACCGGCCAGGCCCACGACCTGCTCGCCGCCGCGGCGAGCAGGTGCCGGGAGGGCGGCCTCGTCGTGCTGCTCGGCCACACCCCGGTCCTGGTCAGCAGCCAGTGGTGCGAGATGTCCGGGCTGACCCCGCTCCAGCGCTCGGGAGCCACCCCGTCCGGGCACGCCCTGTTCCAGTGCTACGTGCTGCGCAAGGGGTGA
- a CDS encoding GNAT family N-acetyltransferase, whose amino-acid sequence MLVSGRLVLRRFRPGDAEAFAAYRSDPEVARYQAWDTPLSLPDAVAAVARHAAADPERVGWFPYAIALDGELIGDLGVNLREDREQADLGFSVAAPFQGRGYATEAVERVLRHLFLDRGMHRVSAECDPRNTASARLLERVGFRREGLRRQSTRLRGEWVDDLLFGLLAADYRRELADGGEPGG is encoded by the coding sequence ATGCTGGTCAGCGGCAGACTCGTGCTGAGGCGGTTCCGCCCCGGTGACGCGGAGGCGTTCGCCGCCTACCGCTCCGACCCGGAGGTGGCCCGCTACCAGGCGTGGGACACGCCGCTGTCGCTGCCGGACGCGGTCGCCGCCGTGGCGCGGCACGCGGCGGCCGACCCGGAGCGGGTCGGGTGGTTCCCGTACGCCATCGCGCTCGACGGCGAGCTGATCGGCGACCTCGGCGTGAACCTGCGCGAGGACCGGGAGCAGGCCGACCTCGGGTTCAGCGTCGCGGCGCCGTTCCAGGGCCGCGGCTACGCCACCGAGGCCGTGGAGCGCGTGCTGCGGCACCTGTTCCTCGACCGGGGGATGCACCGCGTGTCGGCGGAGTGCGACCCCCGCAACACCGCGTCCGCGCGCCTGCTGGAGCGCGTCGGCTTCCGGCGCGAGGGGCTGCGGAGGCAGAGCACGCGGCTGCGCGGGGAGTGGGTGGACGACCTGCTGTTCGGCCTGCTCGCCGCCGACTACCGCCGGGAGCTCGCGGACGGCGGCGAGCCCGGCGGGTGA